DNA sequence from the Brachybacterium sp. P6-10-X1 genome:
GCACAAAAGCACCGGTCACGCCAGGGTTGACCGCGACCTCCCATCGGAACCCATCGGGATCGGAGAAGTATCCCGAGTATCCGCCCCACTCACGGTGACGGCCGGCGCTCACCGGTGCGCCCAGCGCCGCCACCTCGGCCAGCACGGCGTCGACCTCGGCAGGCGCCGCGACGTTGTGCGCGAGAGTGATGGGCGCCACACCAGATGCTGGTGCTTCACCGACTTCCGCGGTGAAGCCTTCCAAGGACCAAAGCGACAGGATCAGCCGATCAGCAATCGGCAGCATGAGGACGTCACCGCCAGTGAAGATCGGCTCCCACCCGAGCCCGTCGACGTAGAAGGTTCGACTTCGGTCCAGGTCGGCAACGGCGAGCGTGATGAAGCTGAGGCGCTGTTCCATGCTCAGAGTCTGCCACTAGACCTTGCGCGCCCCCGTCTGGCCACTGCGTCATAAACGGTCGTCTGTGGAGCACAGAAGTGGTTCCTTCCTCAGGTGCTCACGAGAGCTGGAGCTGATCGATTACGGAGGCGACGCGGGCTCGTTGCTGGCCGTTCAACCCCTGTATAGGAAGGGGCAGGCACCGGCGGGGCGCGAGCCCGAGGTGCTCCGCGATCGCGGCTACAACACGCAGGCTGCCCCCGAACTCCGCGAACAGATCCCACAGCGGTCCGAGCTGCTTCGAGGCGGCGATGGCCTTGTCCGCGTGGCCCGACTGCGCCAGACGCGTGATCGTCAGCGCCGGTTCAGGCAGCGTGCCGGCAATGACCGAGTACCAAGCATCGCAGCCGGCGTTCAGCGCGGCTGCACCGAAGGCGTCGCCGGAAACGCCGATCGTCACGTGATCCGGGATCGAATCCCTGATGCTGGCGACATGCTCGGATGCCTCGCGCGAATCTGCAGACACCCATGGAATTTTGATAGACGCGATGCCCGGCAGCTCTGCAACGCGCGCGTAGAGCTCCATGGTGAAGCGGAAACGGGTTGTGCCGGGGTTGTCGTAGACGATCACCGGTAGCGAAGCGCGTTCCGAGACGGTGTGGAACAGCTCGAACACGTCATCATCGGTCAGGGGCTGATAGCTCACCGGAGCGAGGAGGACGGCTGATGCACCCACCTCCTCCGCGGCGTCGACGTTGCTCAACACCTGGGAAGTCCTTAGGGCACCCACCCCGACGATCACCGGCACGGAACCGGCGGTCTCCACCGCAAGCCGCGCGACTCTGCTCCTCTCAGCACCGCTGAGGTAGGCATAAGAACCAGTCGATCCCAGCGCAGCGATCGAGTCAGCACCTGCCGCCACGATGCGCTCGATCAAGCCGACGAAGGCCCCCTCATCTACCTGATCCTCAGACATGGGCGTCAAGGGGAAGGCACTCAGGCCCCGGAACGGATCGCTCATGTACCAATACTGACTGACTCACCGGAGCGCGATGGGCACCAACGGGGACTTACATCTCGGCATGGTCGCTCAGAGCATCGGCCCGGGCACCAGTATCCTGACGGGCTCCCGCGAGGAGTAGATGCGCGGCGCTGCTGTGCCGAACGGGTATACCCCAATGGAGCGCCGGTGCTGTGCCGCAAACGATGGGACTCACGAGCAACATCTCGTCCGCCCTGCATGGACTACGGTCGCGCGTTCCGCCTTGCCACGCCGCGATCGTCCCTGAGGCCCGTCCACCGCGCCCAGCGAGGAAGGTTCAGAGCCAGGTCCCAGACCTTCCCTTCGAAGGGTGCGGTGGACGCTGTTCAACGGATGGCGGCGCGGATGGCGGCTGCCGCGGCGGCAACGTCGGGAGCGCTGTAAATCGCGCTTCCGGCGACGGCCACGTCTGCTCCTGCCCGCTGGACGGCCTCGACGGAGTCCGCGCTGAC
Encoded proteins:
- a CDS encoding VOC family protein; protein product: MEQRLSFITLAVADLDRSRTFYVDGLGWEPIFTGGDVLMLPIADRLILSLWSLEGFTAEVGEAPASGVAPITLAHNVAAPAEVDAVLAEVAALGAPVSAGRHREWGGYSGYFSDPDGFRWEVAVNPGVTGAFVLPHVSSTTTPQG
- a CDS encoding dihydrodipicolinate synthase family protein; amino-acid sequence: MSDPFRGLSAFPLTPMSEDQVDEGAFVGLIERIVAAGADSIAALGSTGSYAYLSGAERSRVARLAVETAGSVPVIVGVGALRTSQVLSNVDAAEEVGASAVLLAPVSYQPLTDDDVFELFHTVSERASLPVIVYDNPGTTRFRFTMELYARVAELPGIASIKIPWVSADSREASEHVASIRDSIPDHVTIGVSGDAFGAAALNAGCDAWYSVIAGTLPEPALTITRLAQSGHADKAIAASKQLGPLWDLFAEFGGSLRVVAAIAEHLGLAPRRCLPLPIQGLNGQQRARVASVIDQLQLS